TGCAACAGTCAAAGGAGCGACCAATCCGTTTTGCAGATGTGTACTTCCGGCGAATACACATGAATACTTGAACTTCATTTTAAGGGTGCCAAATTCTATCCTCTGGGTGCCGAGAGAGCAGATACTTTTAGTGGCACATCCACGAATTGCTGCTGATCTCCTTATGGGAGCTACAAAAAGAACCGCCAAAATATCAGCACATAATACTTTCAAATATAAAGTaacaaaatgtaataaatacaTAATAATTTACAGTTCTCTGCTTTAGAaaatgcatcacaaaatactcaATTAGGGAGTAGGTGGTACTTTTTTCAGGACCATCCCCACTTAGATAGAGTGGCTATAGACAGTATCTTTCATTCTGGAGGCCATCTATGACTTTAACGGGCACTGTGAAAAGCTTCTCTTCTAGGGGTGAGGGAAATTGAAGACTTGCTGTCAGGTCTCCCCAGAAataacagctgattgtcaggggttCTTGAGATCTGGTAGTTGTTTTAAGAGGCCACATCATGCCCTTTTCATGGTCTCTTGTAGCCTATCCAGGTTTAGGGGCTCCATGACCTTTCTTATTTCTGATGAAGAATCAAATTATGATTTTGGGGCTTGTTACTTCTTTAGCCCAAATTTAGATGAAGACTTCAAAAGGACTGGTCTACCTCAACTACACTATGGTTTCTAATCTGCTCTTCAGTGTTGGACACCTCTTATTTAGGCTCAATGGAAAAGACCTAAAACAGTGATGTCCAACCTGTAGTCTtagagctgttgcaaaactatgccTCTCAatatgcttggagttgtagttttgcaacagctgagcaGTTAGAAGAGTGGCAAGTTGAGGTCAAGTTCTCTCTTGACCAAGGATAAATGTACCATGGAGGTAGACCATATGATTACTGATAAAAACTTGGCGAAGGGTTGGCTTGTGATAACTGCACAGAGGTTATAGCCAGCATGGTTGCTGTGAGGGCTATGAGTGAATGGGCCTAATAATGGTGGTCCAGATGGCAAGAATTAGCACAAAAGATGGAGCACCATTTTAGTTTTGCGAATGTCCATCCTCTTTTATCTGTAGACCACTTTTGGTGGGAATATTTGTTTCATTttactatatctatctattttatctaatTTACCATAGTATTGGCTGGTTTGGAGCAAGCAGGCATCTTCCTCTCCAGTACAGTCTATGGTATGCATAGAGGAACACCACTTTGAGGAGACAGATAAGCAGGTTTGGCAGGTTAAGCCATTTGGCTGAAAATTATAATCgggtactaaaataaaaaaaaataaaaaaataagaattgaataaataaataatgagcagtaaaaaaaaataagctagaaaaatacaaataaatacataaataaaatttaaaaagacAAATAATCATCAATACTAAATAGAAATGATAAATACACAAATAATTATACTGTAAATAGCAAATTAATcatcaataaataataaataagaatTATAAATAATTAACAATTAattataaatatcaaataaataattaataagtACAGATGAATACATATTAAAAATAatcaatacataaataaaaagcacTAAATAATAAATgctaaactgaaaaaataaatccataaaagaaaagaaattaaaaatataaataaatactcaAATAATAAATACTAAATAACAGGAAATAAAAAAGATAATCAgcaattatttataaaaaaaaataagcaaataaacaAATAGATATAAAACAAATATTAAGATGTGATCAACAAATAGTAagagtaaaataataaataattaaataaatatgttcataaaataaattcataaaaaattaaaaagtcaaataaataatcaacaataataaaaaataaataaataaaaaaaggatatataATCATCAATTATTTATAAATCcccaaaaatatacagtacagaccaaaagtttgtacacaccttctcattcaaagagttttctttattttcatgactatgaaaattgtagatttacactgaaggcatcaaaactatgaattaacacatgtggaattatatacataacaaaaaagtgtgaaacaactgaaaatatgtcatattctaggttcttcaaagtagccactttttgctttgattactgctttgcacactcttggcattctcttgatgagcttcaagaggtagtcacctgaaatggtcttccaacagtcttgaaggagttcccagagatgcttagcacttgttggcccttttgccttcactctgcggtccagctcaccccaaaccatctcgattgggttcaggtccggtgactgtggaggccaggtcatctggcgcagcaccccatcactctgcttcatggtcaaatagcccttacacagcctggaggtgtgtttggggtcattgtcctgttgtaaaataaatgatggtccaactaaacgcaaaccgggtggaatagcatgctgctgcaagatgctgtggtagccatgctggttcagtatgccttcaattttgaataaatccccaacagtgtcaccagcaaagcatccccacaccatcacacctcctcctccatgcttcacggtgggaaccaggcatgtagagtccatccgttcaccttttctgcgtcgcacaaagacacggtggttggaaccaaagatctcaaatttggactcatcagaccaaagcacagatttccactggtctaatgtccatttcttgtgttctttagcccaaacaagtctcttctgcttgttgcctgtccttagcagtggtttcctagcagatattctaccatgaaggcctgattcacacagtctcctcttaacagttgttctagagatgtgtctgctgcaagAATTCTGtgtagcattgacctggtctctaatctgagcagctgttaacctgcgatttctgaggctggtgacttggatgaacttatcctccgcagcagaagtgactcttggtcttcctttcctggggcggtccgcatgtgagccagtttctttgtagcgcttgatggtttttgtgactgcacttggggacactttcaaagttttcccaatttttcggactgactgaccttcatttcttaaagtaatgatggccactcatttttctttacttagctgcttttttcttgccataatacaaattctaaccgtctattcagtaggactatcagctgtgtatccacctgacttctccacaacgcaactgatggtcccaaccccatttataaggcaagaaatcccacttattaaacctgacagggcacacctgtgaagtgaaaaccatttcaggtgactacctcttgaagctcatcaagagaatgccaagagtgtgcaaagcagtaatcaaagcaaaaggtggctactttgaagaacctagaatatgacagattttcagttgtttcacacttttttgttatgtatataattccacatgtgttaattcatagttttgatgccttcagtgtgaatctacaattttcatagtcatggaaataaagaaaactctttgaataagaaggtgtgtccaaacttttggtctgtactgtgtattagAATACTCTGGTCCAGAAATTCAGATAATATGCCACATATTTTCTATTTGAACATCTGTTATAATATACATACTGTAGAATAGAACTGCATATGCCAACTTTCAACATAAATAATGTACCCACTATAGTGGACTAGGACCCTCCCCTTAGTAATGCAGAGGGCACTGAAGGGGCCATTGGGGCCTCCAGCTTGGGCACATGGGATTTTGCAATGTGTTTGCTTTGTATATAGTTAAAGGTCAGGGGCTGTAGCGATGATTCATGGTGGTCGGTGATACTTACATGTGGGGGGCGGTGGAGTACAGTTATCTGTGTCACAGCAGGTTGTGCTTCTCTGGAGTCGACCGCTGGATGCACTGATACTGCCGGGGGCATCACACTGATGTCTGGGAGCACACAACATGGAGAATATCGCCCCATCTATAATAACAGACAATATAAGGTATTCTATATTACTTCTGACTTTGCTTCTGGCTATTCTTCTTCATACAGAACTACTAAATGACAATAATCCGTGCCCTGCAGTGCTCCTCTAAAAATAAGGAGTTCATACAGATCTAGCAGTTTCATGATCAGAATTCCAGAACTACAGTGAAGACTGGCAAAAAGACAAAGAAGTAGAAGAGGAGAAAGTAATTCATCATAATATTGCAGAATTATGTATTATTTAAGGTCCCAGCATGATGGCAACCCCTGCGAGCAGTGTACAGGAAGTGCAACGTGCCGCCCCCCAGGACCGATTGTGTCCCAGGTCTATAGGAATACCAAGTGTTGTGGTGCAGCCCTAATTGTCTCTGTCTCTGTATGTGTTACGGtggtcctacctggatacagccgaTCCCCAGGGttagctccgaagcaataaaggggatGAGTAATGGTGGAGGTCAAGACTAAATATGGAGTCCAGACTCTTATAaggttcaacagctttacttgcatcCAGAAAATAgtcaggctttctcttggttccagcaggctttggcataaactgacAGGCAAAGttgataactctgctttctctctctgctgtcCTAAACTCTGCTTTagtctggtagctggactttCGGTCTGTTTTCTATCTgtggagtggggtgcctttgcaTGTTGACCCCCTCCGGACACATTGTAAATCTGCAAGGAGTCAGGGTGttttatgagtagtgttgagagcgaatattctaatcgcaaatttttatcgcgaatatcggcacttctagaattcgcaaagatctagaatataatgctatatcttcgtaatagcaaatattctagattattcTTTTCTCACTTATTATAAATAACTTCTATTAGTCCTCATTATACTATCAGTCATACCTTCTTATTATTtatagtgcaacagcactctacaaaccaaataaagtacaaattcatttgagcccgtctgccgcacgccaaggcgatctctataagaccaTTTTGGCACCACACAGATATAaaccaaaaggggcccagcatgcatgtgggacgtGCACTTCCTGAATTTCATGATCGCTGTCATAGCACATAACAGGTGagttttagtgttaggacccgtcttatagagatcgccttggcgtgcggcagacgggctcaaatgattttgtacaaaatgtatttgctaagcatctctaagttattagcatagcatttgcaatataatatacctttgtactttaGTTGGTTTGTAGAGTGGTGTTGCACTATgtgtttttcatatatatatttgcagccacagcaACATGCACctacgcattgggatgtgctgaccctaACCACCCCTTTTTTGGGGGACCTgagcacctagatcattatcattagggtgacaaaaattgttaattttttttgggatgccagctaactcttctctcactgcttaggagggctgcataacaattttcagttttctaattgccctaacattatattcaataacctttccatactgttttgtcatgtaaactcatttgcataaacttgggcatatggaaaagacatgcaaattagctgaatctgccttgtttttcagctgaaacactatttgcatgtatttcccatatgcccaagtttatgcaaatgagtttacatgacaaaacagtatagaaaggttattgaatataatgttaggacaggactggcccacttctgcccaaagggtagagaatggaatggtaagttctatTCTATCTAAATATCTCTCTGCGATATAGCTGCTGCCTCCTGCTGGGGAACCAGGCAcagtacatgaacataacagtaaCATAGCAAGATTATGAATACACAATGTGAAggtcctggaaataaatacaaagatgacatttatgttagaccattagagacagtagcggagtgcagaaatggtaataccactctggggtattacagatGCCATAGGTGGTTGTCAACCACACAGTATAGGGGATGTGATAAATATCTGCCGCATAAAAAGTATAATAAAGTATCGCACGTGTATTCGTCAGGGTGTAGGAGGAGGCGCAGACATGATCCTCAGGACAGACCACGCTGGAGGCATTGCAGAATTTAGCATTGGCAGTCGTACACACTTTGCAAGTCAGAGCGCCACCTGTGGAGACAGAGAGAGCGACTTAATGAGCATCTTACAGCTTCACACAATTTTAGAACACTATGGCCCTGACTTAAAgtagttgtctcatctgagacaacgggggcatatcgctaggacatagacccattgtctgataggtgcgggtcctacccctgggacctgcacctatatcgagaatggagcaaGCCAAAGTGGTGGCTGAAGGACTCCTAGCGATATCCCCCCATTGTCtttagatgggaatacctctttaagcctcattcacacctcaGTGCTCCCcatgtgctgtacatgttctccactGACAGCACACGtatccattcattttaatttgtgtattcacacgtccgtggtttTAGCACAGTCTGTGGTTTTAGCATGGAAGCATGCTCTATTTCGTccgtgttcacagatccatcacgcccattatagtcccATTTAAACCTATTCACGGATCATTGGGAAGTGATGCTTTGAAAATTCTTTTTTAGCTGCATCGTGTCCATGAAACACAGATAACACATGGACAGCATAAAATGGACACATGGATCCTTCACAGGCATcttcacggaggcatcactgaccaccttttcatggatttgagcacggacaagAACGtgtgtgtgaggaatatggattatcatttattggcagccctgattgtcatttgattcaccttttggcatgtacacagtcagtgtacatgaAAAATATGTTCGTACCCCCGGCCATCTACGGTCAGCAAGCAAGAAAGGAAGctccaggggtccaggcttcaaggaggccccaggtggataaaatcacacctcaaccagccagtttggaggcaagctGATCCTGCAtgaaaacccccagcaggaggtctcagctcttgcccaggatcaatgatacctcccagacatgttggcacctacatttcataaggaattatgaatcgtccgtCCATGCCAGGCATAATTCGGTTATCTTTTTGCGACCCTGGGGCAAAGCCAAGCATCCATGTTCTACTGGCTTGAGGCTAGGatgccacagaaaccaaataacggtagcatgtttggactctagttgtagctggaacccaggcggatcaattgggcccaGAGCCATattcctgcgacattctggtctggggctatgagccctaaggggttttatgggtcatttgctgccagcaccagagtAGGAGAGGTGGACCCTACCCATAATCAGGGAGGGGAGCGGCgtcttttctgaagggggtcacatcatgcaaatgtgtttggagagacctggaaactgaCATCACCgcccccacgtgactgcagccaaggactattccaccatcataGACCTTTcgactacccggtaactgacttctgctctgcttaaccctgttgtacctatatcacctgtatctgtaaccttagaccactgtatatattctctatgtgtatagtgttatattttgtgtgcccttaaggcgattaaatatataatttaatcttatgCTGTCCTTGTATCtagatcacgaatccccacgtccgcgttgtggcctagttataagctaccacgGGTTGGTTTCTCATCCTATGTAATCCCGTTAGTGGAccggcttatatcaaacgagaagctggtggcagatacccgggctgaggcagtgaaaaggctctctcagcttgttgcctctctgtgcccgcgtggacaggaagtatctgtgtaaactgtaccaagctgaccttacctgcttctctggagggcgtaatgtcacgctttggtaacaagtgaccatactgCGTCTCATGAGCTTGACGTAGGTGACATCAAGCGGGCGCGAGGCGTAGTATTTGTcacagtgtgaatgaggctttatccaGGCTGGGGTGTGCTATCCTGGTCTTGATAGGATTTGCGTTGCCGGAGGAGGCATGTCATTTATGACGAGCATAAATGACCtgcctcctccggcagtccgtgcgccGTAATGAGATCTATGACAGCTAGTAGCTTCCTAAGATTTCAGTAGTTATTTATGCCACTTTCTGGTGTAATTAATGATGAATTAGCCGGTGGTGGTCGCCCCACACTTGCGATGCCCTCATCGTACCGCTTTTTATAGACTTGCAAAATacattaaaaagttgcaaacctggTGGATTTTCAACTTTTCCACACCAAAAAGAGGCGTATGGGGAATAATGAGTTTCCCCCTATGTATTTCCATCATTGTGAACCCCTCCCTCTCGAATAATACAGTTTAACCCCTGAACCATAAAAGTACCTTATGGCAATCAGCTAGTTAGTGTGAGGCTCCCACCTCCCACCCTTCACCACTATCTCCCCCGAGACATGATTGCTGGGTTCTGATGAGTCATTATGGCGGCCAGGGACCCAACAATCCCCTCCAGGGCTGCCGGATACGGTTTTACAATGACAGACATCTTGGATTGTAACAGTAGCATTGCAGTGTATCATATCAGTGATATCTCAGATCTCATGTTCAGGTTCCCTG
The Bufo gargarizans isolate SCDJY-AF-19 chromosome 2, ASM1485885v1, whole genome shotgun sequence genome window above contains:
- the LOC122928973 gene encoding phospholipase A2 inhibitor gamma subunit B-like isoform X2, giving the protein MEKGRLPGIIWVLSVLVTPGGALTCKVCTTANAKFCNASSVVCPEDHVCASSYTLTNTHGAIFSMLCAPRHQCDAPGSISASSGRLQRSTTCCDTDNCTPPPPTLPDYNFQPNGLTCQTCLSVSSKWCSSMHTIDCTGEEDACLLQTSQYYAPIRRSAAIRGCATKSICSLGTQRIEFGTLKMKFKYSCVFAGSTHLQNGLVAPLTVALAVVKYFASQK
- the LOC122928973 gene encoding phospholipase A2 inhibitor gamma subunit B-like isoform X1, whose product is MEKGRLPGIIWVLSVLVTPGGALTCKVCTTANAKFCNASSVVCPEDHVCASSYTLTNTHGAIFSMLCAPRHQCDAPGSISASSGRLQRSTTCCDTDNCTPPPPTLPDYNFQPNGLTCQTCLSVSSKWCSSMHTIDCTGEEDACLLQTSQYYGMTTRQLKRRTRENVLGIIGAKDEEDLSNLNTIPRHFKAYHNCNGSLLKVAYWILNGTYFMWTNKISGT